From Rhodobium gokarnense:
TTCCGTTCGATCGTCCGGTCATAGCTGTTGTCGCGCATGGGTCGCTCCTTTCCGCGATCCCATCACCGAATATCTGAACTCGCACAGCAATGACGATCGAGGTGTACCTGCTCATGCTTCACTCCGTCGTCACCCCGGCCGTAGCGAAGCGGAGAGCCGGGGCCTATTGCCCCTTACCGCACGGTGTGCCGTTGGCGAGCGGGATCGGGCGCCTTGCGCGCGGCGATGCCTTGTCAGATGTCACAGCGGGCTACCGCGTCGAGATGGGCATTGGATACCGGGTCTGCGCCGCGCTCCGCCCGGCATGACGAACGAGTGAGGGCCGAGGACTGAACGAGTTCGTCGCGGTGACAGCGCAGTTCCGCAGAAACTGCCGCTAACGCCCCTCCGCCAGCGCCGGACCATCCTCGAAGAAAGCCGAAAACGGCGGGCCCTTTCAGGTGATCTCGTCGCGAAGGTCGATGGTGCCGCGCTCGCCGATGGCGTCGAAATTCTCGTCGAGCCAGTCGCCTGCCATGCGCCGGCCGATATCGCGCAGGTGCTTCAGGAACGCCCATTCGGCATTGACCTTGGACGAGGCGGAGAGTTCGGCGAGCTCGTGATTGCCGTGGATGCGGTGCAGGCGCACGCGGGTGTAGCGGTCCGCATCGAGCCGGCCGTCGTCGAGCAGCCGGGAGACGAACTCGATCGCGCGCAATTCCCGAAGCAGCGTCGAATTGAACGTGATCTCGTTGACCCGGCTGAGGATTTCCCGCGCCGTCCTGGGCACGTCGGCGCGCTCGATCGGGTTGATCTGGACCAGCACGGTGTCGGCCGTATCGGCCTCGTAGAACAGCGGGAAGATCGGCGGATTGCCCATGAAACCGCCGTCCCAATAGGCCTCGCCGTCGATCTCCACCGCCTGGTAGATCTGCGGCAGACAGGCGGACGCCATCACCGCGTCGAGGCCGATCTCGTCGCCGGAAAAGACCTTGATCTTGCCGGTCCGCACATTGGTCGCGGCAACGAAGAGCCGGATGTCGCCGCAGGCGCGGACCCGGTCGAAATCGACGGCCTCTTCGACGACCTCGCGCAGCGGATTGTAGTTGAGCGGGTTCAGGAGATAGGGCGAGGCGAAGCGGCTCATGACGTCAAAGGCGAGATAGCTCGGCGTGAGATCGAGGCTCCAGTTGCCCCACAGGACGTCGCCGGGAAGCCGCTGGATCGGGCTCAGCCGCGCCCGCCACGAGACCTTGCGCCAAAAATCCTTCAGCGCCGCCCGCGCACCCTCCGCGCCGCCCGAACTCCAGCCGTCGGCGACGACGACGGCGTTCATGGCGCCGGCGCTGGTGCCGGAGATGGCGGAGATCTTCAGCCGCCCGTCGGCGAGCAGCCGGTCAAGGACGCCCCAGGTGAAGGCGCCGTGGGCGCCGCCGCCCTGCAGGGCGAGATTGACCGGTTTCGGGCCTTGCGCGTCGGGCGCTTTGCCCGTTTCGCGTTTGGCGGGAGTCTTTGCGGCCTTGGCCATCTCCTTAAAGCCCTAGAGTGCGGTCCAGCCGCCGTCGACGGAGATCGAAGTGCCGGTGATCTGGCGCGCCGGCGGCGAGCACAGAAACACGGCGGTGCCGCCGATCTCTTCCACGGTGGCGAACTCCTTGGAGGGCTGGCGATCCAGCATGACCTCGCGGATGACGTCCTCGCGGGACATGTTGTGGACCTTCATCTGCTCCGGGATCTGCGCTTCCACCAAGGGCGTCATGACGTAGCCGGGGCAGATGGCGTTGCAGGTGATGTCGACCTCGGCGGTCTCCAGCGCGACGGTCTTGGTGAGGCCCATCATGCCGTGCTTGGCCGAGACATAGGCGGACTTGAACGGCGAGGCCGTCAGCCCGTGGGCCGAGACGATGTTGACGATGCGCCCCCAGCCGGCCTTTTTCATGCCCGGCAGGGCGGCGCGGATGGTGTGGAACGAGGAGGAGAGATTGATGGCGAGGATCGCGTCCCATTTTTCCGGCGGGAACTCCTCGATCGGCGCGACGAACTGGATGCCGGCATTGTTGACGAGGATATCGACCGAGCCGAGGGCCTTTGTCGCCTCCTCGATCAGCCGGACGCAGGCCTCGCCCTTCGACATGTCGGCCTGGATGTAGCGCGCGGTGACGCCGTACGTCTTCTCGATTTCGGCGGCCAGAGCATGGTCGTCTTCATTGTCGGTGAAGGAGTTGAGAATGACGTTGCAGCCGGCCTTCGCCAGTTCCTTCGCCGTGCCGAGACCGATTCCGGAAGTGGAGCCGGTGACGACTGCATTCTTGCCTTTAAGCATGGTGTTCCTCTTGATCGTATGGGAGCCGATCCCTGACTTTCAGATAAGCATGGCGTCCGATATTGCAATGCACAAGTAATCGCTGCAACGCACAATGAAGACCCGCGCCCGGCGGCAACTCGCCTCGTTCAGGCGAACACGTCCTCGGTGCGCACGATAACCTTGCGGTAGAGCAGCGCGATGGCGGTTAGGTTGAATGCCGCCATACAGAGGCTGAAGGCGGCTGAAACGGTCATGGAGACGACCGTATCGGCCGGCGCCGGCAAAAGGCTCTCCACAGTCGGAGGAAGGAGTGGACCCAGTTGACCGGTGATACCGGCAACAATCGCAAACACCACGACCCGACCCCGCCAGGGCGCCGTTACAGCCCAGGCTTGCCGTAAACCCAGATCGTCCCGGCCGAGAGCCCGGTCGACCAGCGCCACCGAGAGGCGCAGTACGATGATACCGATCAAAAGACCGGCGAGCGCGGAGGTCGCCCACCGGAGTCCCGCGGTGCGCACCCACAAGAGAGTGCGCACCCCTTGCCCCGGCATCTTAACCGCCCAGGGCAGGATGAAGGTGTCGAACACGTAACCGACGCCGACCGCAATGAATCCAAGGCAAAGCAACGCGAACAGGACGATGAGCGTGATCGAGACGATGCGATAGAAGAATCGTCGCTCGGTCCGACCAAGACGAAGGCCCCGGCTCCACGGCCGCTCGCCCAAAAGCAGATACCGGTGCAAGCCGAGGGCGGCCTTTAGGTAAAAATAGAATTGGACGACCATGACAAGGGCCAAAGCGGCCAGCACGTCCAGAATCTGCCTGACAGTCATAAGAGAGAACAGGGCAGCCGCTTTTTCGCCGGTAATCCCGGGGTAGACCCTGTCGAAGATCTCGGTGCCGACCACACCGGAAACGGCGAACGGCAGGAACAGATAGGCGATAGCGGCCGGGTGTCGGGCGAGGACGGCAAGGCTCTGCGACACAAGCTGAAACAATGAAGCGCTCCCGGCAACAGTTACGGCCGCGCCCCAGCGCATCTGGATACAACCAATACGCGACGAGCCGTTTATCGCATCGGCGACCCGCACCGACAACCGAAGCAATCGGTCGCAGGTCTTGCATTCGTAGGAGACGACGCGCGACGGCGGAGGCCGGCTAGTCCTCGGAGCGACCCGTGCCCTCGCGGTCATTCGCGTAGTGGTGCTTCAGGGGAAACGCCGGCAGCCAGGATTCGCGCCGGATGACCCAGCTCTCATAGGTCGGCCGGAACCGGTCGGGATAATCGAGAGAGCCGAGGTGGATCTCGACCTCGTCGCCGGTCCGCGCGAACACCGACGAGCCGCAATCGGGGCAGAAATGCCGGCCCTGGTAGTCGCGGGTCTCGCCCTCGACGGTCACCGCAGCCTCCGGAAAGATCGCCGAGGCATGGAACAGGGCGCCGTGATGCTTGCGGCAGTCGAGGCAGTGGCAGAGGCCGACCCGGTAGGGGTGCCCCATTGCCGCGAAGCGCACCTTGCCGCAGAGGCAGCCGCCGGTGACCATATCCATGACCCGTCCTCCCCAACAGTCAGGCTGACCGTACAGCTACCGCGACAGAGGCGATCACCGCAATTGCGCGCAGGGTCCCCCGGTATCACTCATTGGCAGCGACCGCCCTCGTCCCGCCAGTGCCCGTTGCCGGCGGCGGCATGAGCCGCAGATAGGCGAGGGTCACCGCCGCCGTCGTCGTCATCCCGGCAAGGAACAGCATGGCGGTGGCGTTGGTCGCCGTCAGCGCAGCCTTGAAGAAGAGCCCGATCGGCAGCGCCACCACGAAGCGGTCGATGCCGGCGCTCGCCATCGCCAGCACGGCGACGATGATGCCGACGCCGACGATCTGGCCGGCAAGCGGCGCCATCCGCTTCCAGGACTGCACGAGCCCGACCGGCTTTCGCTCCAGCGCCACGTCGACGAGCACCGGCGACAGCCTGAGCACGATGGCGATGATCGCCGCCGTGGCAAGGAACGAAATAGCCTGCGACAGGAGGCCTGCGCCAATGCCCCCAAGAACCCGTTCGATGACGAAGACGCACGGCAGGACGACGGCAAGGGCGATGATGCCGATGGCGATGGAATTGTAAAAATAGCGGAATTCCCGCCCGCCGAGCTTGAACCCGGTCGCCCACGGCGCCTCGCCCCGGACGAGGAAGCGGTGCCAGCCGATGACGACATTGAGATAGACCGCGGTCAGCGCGATCGTCGCCACCAGCGAGATCAGGACGAGGATCGCCGGCGGCTCCGGCGCCGCGGCAACGCCCTCCGGTCCTGCGATGCCGCTCATCTGCGGATGGGTGAGGCGCGAATAGGTCTCGAACACCAGCACCACGGCGGCAAGCGGCATGGCAAGCCGGAGCACGACCTGGAAATAGGTGAAGACGGCTGCCAGCGCTTCGAAGGCGAGGTCGAAAATCCGCATTTATGGCCCTTTCGGCATCTTTCGTCGTTCAATGCTCGCCCCCGAGCGGGCTGCAAAATGTCACCGGGGCCGGCTATTCGCAACCGCATTCGTCTATGATAGGGAAAGGTTCCGGCGAAAGGCGGCCGCCAGCAAAAAAGAGCGCGGCCGGCCGCATCATTGCCGGCGTTGGCGCCCGACATGACGCCCATGCCGCTGCATTCTGCGATTGCGAGGCTCGCGATGACCGCGTTCGACACCAGCCTGAAGTCCCGTCGCAACAGCGTTGCCGTCGATGTCGGCGGCGTCCTGGTCGGCGGCGACAACCCGATCGTCGTCCAGTCGATGACCAACACCGACACGGCGGACGTGGAGGCAACGGTCGCCCAGGTCGCAAGCCTTGCCCGCGCCGGCTCCGAACTCGTCCGCGTCACCGTCGACCGCGACGAGGCGGCCGCTGCCGTCCCGAAGATCCGCGAAAAGCTCGACGCCATGGGCATCGACGTGCCGCTGATCGGCGACTTCCACTATATCGGCCACAAGCTGCTCGCCGCCCATCCGGCCTGCGCCGAGGCGCTCGCAAAATACCGCATCAATCCCGGCAATGTCGGCTTCAAGAGCAAGAAGGACGTCCAGTTCACTCAGATCGTGGAGACCGCGATCCGCAACGACCGGCCGGTGCGCATCGGCGTCAACTGGGGCTCGCTGGACCAGGAACTCTTGACCAGCCTGATGGACGCCAACGCCAAGTCGGCGACGCCCCTCGATGCCCGCGCCGTCATGCACGAGGCGATCATCCAGTCGGCGCTGCTGTCGGCCGCGCGCGCCGAGGAGATCGGGCTCGACCGCTCCAAGATCATCCTCTCGGCCAAGGTCAGCCAGGTCCAGGACCTCGTCGCCGTCTATACCGAGCTCGCCCGCCGCTCCGACCACGCCCTGCATCTCGGCCTGACAGAGGCCGGCATGGGCTCCAAGGGCATCGTCGCTTCCTCGGCGGCCCTCGGCATCGTGCTGCAGCAGGGCATCGGCGATACCATCCGCATCTCGCTGACCCCGGAGCCGGGCGGGGATCGCTCGCGCGAGGTCGTCGTCGCCCAGGAACTGCTGCAGGTGATGGGGCTCCGCTCCTTTGTTCCGATCGTCGCCGCCTGCCCCGGCTGCGGGCGCACCACCTCGACGGTGTTCCAGGAGCTCGCCCGCGACATCCAGGACCAGATCCGCGAGGCGATGCCCGACTGGCGCACGCGCTATCCCGGCATCGAGGAACTCCAGGTCGCCGTCATGGGCTGCATCGTCAACGGCCCCGGCGAATCCAAGCACGCCGACATCGGCATCTCGCTGCCCGGCACCGGCGAGGAACCGTCCGCCCCGGTCTTCGTCGACGGCCAGAAGGTGACGACGCTCCGCGGCCCCAACCTCGCCACCGACTTCAAGGCAATGGTCGAGGACTACATCGAGAAGCGGTTCGGGGGGTGATGCGGCGGCTGCACGATGGTGCGGTCGTGGCTCTTGCGCGCCAATTGCCCTTTCCTCAGCGTCATTGCCGGGCTTGACCCGGCAATCCATAGGGCTTTGATTTCAAAAACGAATGTTGAGACGGGCCGTCATGCCTCATGGACCACCGGGTCAAGCCCGGTGGTGACGCGGAGTGGATGGATGCTCGGAGCGCCGACCTTTCAGGTCGGGAGCCGGGGCGAGCGTTGCACTGTCCTACCCCGCCAGCTCCTTCCTCGTGTCCCAGAGATAGAGCGCGGCGCCGGCCAGAAGCCCCCAGAACGCCCCGCCGATCCCGAAGAAGGTAACACCCGAGGCCGTGACGAGGAACGTCACCAGCGCCGCCTCGCGCGTCTCGTCGCGCTTCAGCGCCGCGGCCAGCGCCCCGCCGAGGGCACCGAGCAGCGCCAGGCCGGCAACGGCCGTGATGAGGAGCGGCGGCGCGACGCTCATGAAGGCGACGGCCGCACCCGCCGTCAGCCCCAATGCCACATAGGCGATGCCCGCGACCACGGCGGCCCAATAGCGCCGCTTCGGGTCCGGATGCGCGTCCTCGCCGGCGCAGATCGCCGCGGTGATGGCGGCAAGGTTCACGCCATGGCCGCCGAAGGGCGCGGCGAACACGCTGAAGAGGCCGGTCCAGCGGAACATGGAGCCGGGATCGGGCCGGTACCCGAAACTGTTGAGGACGGCGATGCCGGTGATGTTCTGGGACGCCATGGTGATGATGAAGAGCGGAATGGTGATGCCGATCATCGCCTGCAGCGTGAAGGTCGGCGCAACGATCACCGGGTCCGACCACAGCGAGATGCCGGCGATCCCCGCCGCGTCCGAGCCGAAGGCAATGGCAATCGCCGCCGCAGCAACGGCCGCAGGCATCGCAAGCAGCCGGTTGATCCGGGCGACGATGAGGAAAGCGGCAACGACAGACAAGCCCACCGCCGGAAACTCGGATATCGCCTGGAACGGCGCCAGGCACAGCGGCAACACGACGCCGGCCAGCATGGCGCTGGCGATCGGCGCCGGGATGCGCGAGATCGCCCGCCCGAGCGGCTTCCAGAAGCCGGCAAGGAC
This genomic window contains:
- a CDS encoding patatin-like phospholipase family protein — its product is MAKAAKTPAKRETGKAPDAQGPKPVNLALQGGGAHGAFTWGVLDRLLADGRLKISAISGTSAGAMNAVVVADGWSSGGAEGARAALKDFWRKVSWRARLSPIQRLPGDVLWGNWSLDLTPSYLAFDVMSRFASPYLLNPLNYNPLREVVEEAVDFDRVRACGDIRLFVAATNVRTGKIKVFSGDEIGLDAVMASACLPQIYQAVEIDGEAYWDGGFMGNPPIFPLFYEADTADTVLVQINPIERADVPRTAREILSRVNEITFNSTLLRELRAIEFVSRLLDDGRLDADRYTRVRLHRIHGNHELAELSASSKVNAEWAFLKHLRDIGRRMAGDWLDENFDAIGERGTIDLRDEIT
- a CDS encoding GFA family protein → MDMVTGGCLCGKVRFAAMGHPYRVGLCHCLDCRKHHGALFHASAIFPEAAVTVEGETRDYQGRHFCPDCGSSVFARTGDEVEIHLGSLDYPDRFRPTYESWVIRRESWLPAFPLKHHYANDREGTGRSED
- the ispG gene encoding flavodoxin-dependent (E)-4-hydroxy-3-methylbut-2-enyl-diphosphate synthase, giving the protein MTAFDTSLKSRRNSVAVDVGGVLVGGDNPIVVQSMTNTDTADVEATVAQVASLARAGSELVRVTVDRDEAAAAVPKIREKLDAMGIDVPLIGDFHYIGHKLLAAHPACAEALAKYRINPGNVGFKSKKDVQFTQIVETAIRNDRPVRIGVNWGSLDQELLTSLMDANAKSATPLDARAVMHEAIIQSALLSAARAEEIGLDRSKIILSAKVSQVQDLVAVYTELARRSDHALHLGLTEAGMGSKGIVASSAALGIVLQQGIGDTIRISLTPEPGGDRSREVVVAQELLQVMGLRSFVPIVAACPGCGRTTSTVFQELARDIQDQIREAMPDWRTRYPGIEELQVAVMGCIVNGPGESKHADIGISLPGTGEEPSAPVFVDGQKVTTLRGPNLATDFKAMVEDYIEKRFGG
- a CDS encoding 3-hydroxybutyrate dehydrogenase, yielding MLKGKNAVVTGSTSGIGLGTAKELAKAGCNVILNSFTDNEDDHALAAEIEKTYGVTARYIQADMSKGEACVRLIEEATKALGSVDILVNNAGIQFVAPIEEFPPEKWDAILAINLSSSFHTIRAALPGMKKAGWGRIVNIVSAHGLTASPFKSAYVSAKHGMMGLTKTVALETAEVDITCNAICPGYVMTPLVEAQIPEQMKVHNMSREDVIREVMLDRQPSKEFATVEEIGGTAVFLCSPPARQITGTSISVDGGWTAL
- a CDS encoding benzoate/H(+) symporter BenE family transporter codes for the protein MSSFSLKALAAGLLVAFVGFASSFAIVVEGLKGVGASPEEAASGLMALSVTMGVCAVYLSLKTGMPISIAWSTPGAAFLATVGTLQGGFSAAVGAFLVTAVLIVLAGFWKPLGRAISRIPAPIASAMLAGVVLPLCLAPFQAISEFPAVGLSVVAAFLIVARINRLLAMPAAVAAAAIAIAFGSDAAGIAGISLWSDPVIVAPTFTLQAMIGITIPLFIITMASQNITGIAVLNSFGYRPDPGSMFRWTGLFSVFAAPFGGHGVNLAAITAAICAGEDAHPDPKRRYWAAVVAGIAYVALGLTAGAAVAFMSVAPPLLITAVAGLALLGALGGALAAALKRDETREAALVTFLVTASGVTFFGIGGAFWGLLAGAALYLWDTRKELAG